The Mobula birostris isolate sMobBir1 chromosome 1, sMobBir1.hap1, whole genome shotgun sequence genome contains a region encoding:
- the gdap1 gene encoding ganglioside-induced differentiation-associated protein 1 isoform X2: MRLNPAGEVPVLIHGENIICESAQIIDYLESKFEDANIPKLMPEEGSLFFPRVQHYRELLDSLPVDAYTHGCILHPELTLDSMLPAYATTRIRSQIANTESELKKLAQEHPELSEAYLTKQKQIKSKIRDHDNVNYLKKIFCELENVLDQVETELQRRIEETPEEGHQPWLCGESFTLADVSLSVTLHRLKFLGLARKYWGSGNRPNLESYYERVLQRRTFRKVLGNVNNILLSAVLPTAFRVAKKRAPSFLGASFVLSLLGGLGYLAFVFLKKRLS, encoded by the exons ATGCGTTTGAACCCAGCGGGAGAGGTACCTGTGTTAATACATGGAGAGAACATCATCTGTGAATCCGCTCAGATCATTGATTACCTCGAGAGCAAATTTGAAGATG CAAACATCCCTAAATTGATGCCAGAAGAAGGAAGTTTGTTCTTCCCAAGAGTACAACATTATAGAGAATTGTTAGATTCTCTTCCTGTGGATGCCTACACACATGGCTGTATTCTTCACCCAGAATTAACTCTGGATTCCATGCTTCCTGCATATGCTACCACGAGAATTCGCA GCCAAATTGCAAACACAGAATCTGAATTAAAGAAACTTGCTCAGGAACACCCAGAATTAAGTGAAGCATATTTGACAAAGCAAAAACAAATAAAG TCTAAGATACGAGATCATGATAATGTAAACTATCTGAAAAAAATATTCTGTGAGCTGGAAAATGTTCTAGACCAGGTGGAGACTGAGTTGCAGAGAAGGATTGAAGAAACTCCGG AAGAAGGACATCAGCCATGGCTCTGTGGTGAATCTTTTACACTTGCAGATGTCTCACTCAGTGTAACATTGCATCGCCTCAAGTTCCTTGGACTTGCCCGAAAATACTGGGGAAGTGGAAATCGCCCAAATTTAGAATCTTATTATGAACGTGTGTTGCAACGAAGGACTTTTCGAAAGGTCTTGGGGAATGTGAACAACATTTTGCTTTCAGCAGTGCTGCCTACTGCTTTCCGAGTTGCTAAGAAACGTGCTCCCTCCTTTTTGGGAGCTAGTTTTGTACTAAGTCTGCTGGGGGGATTAGGTTATTTAGCATTCGTGTTCCTAAAAAAGAGGCTATCATAG
- the gdap1 gene encoding ganglioside-induced differentiation-associated protein 1 isoform X3 — MPEEGSLFFPRVQHYRELLDSLPVDAYTHGCILHPELTLDSMLPAYATTRIRSQIANTESELKKLAQEHPELSEAYLTKQKQIKSKIRDHDNVNYLKKIFCELENVLDQVETELQRRIEETPEEGHQPWLCGESFTLADVSLSVTLHRLKFLGLARKYWGSGNRPNLESYYERVLQRRTFRKVLGNVNNILLSAVLPTAFRVAKKRAPSFLGASFVLSLLGGLGYLAFVFLKKRLS; from the exons ATGCCAGAAGAAGGAAGTTTGTTCTTCCCAAGAGTACAACATTATAGAGAATTGTTAGATTCTCTTCCTGTGGATGCCTACACACATGGCTGTATTCTTCACCCAGAATTAACTCTGGATTCCATGCTTCCTGCATATGCTACCACGAGAATTCGCA GCCAAATTGCAAACACAGAATCTGAATTAAAGAAACTTGCTCAGGAACACCCAGAATTAAGTGAAGCATATTTGACAAAGCAAAAACAAATAAAG TCTAAGATACGAGATCATGATAATGTAAACTATCTGAAAAAAATATTCTGTGAGCTGGAAAATGTTCTAGACCAGGTGGAGACTGAGTTGCAGAGAAGGATTGAAGAAACTCCGG AAGAAGGACATCAGCCATGGCTCTGTGGTGAATCTTTTACACTTGCAGATGTCTCACTCAGTGTAACATTGCATCGCCTCAAGTTCCTTGGACTTGCCCGAAAATACTGGGGAAGTGGAAATCGCCCAAATTTAGAATCTTATTATGAACGTGTGTTGCAACGAAGGACTTTTCGAAAGGTCTTGGGGAATGTGAACAACATTTTGCTTTCAGCAGTGCTGCCTACTGCTTTCCGAGTTGCTAAGAAACGTGCTCCCTCCTTTTTGGGAGCTAGTTTTGTACTAAGTCTGCTGGGGGGATTAGGTTATTTAGCATTCGTGTTCCTAAAAAAGAGGCTATCATAG